The Methanothermobacter sp. CaT2 DNA window TGTGGAGTACATACAGAAGCTTGAAATACCCATCCTCGGCATATGCCTGGGCCACCAGCTGATAGCAAAGGCCTACGGTGGAGAAGTTGCAACGGCAGAGGCGGAGAGCTACGCCCAGATCGAACTCGAGATACTCGACGAGGACGACATATTCAGGGGACTCGGGCCAAGGATGAGTGTATGGGCCTCCCACAAGGACGAGGTTAAGAAGCTACCTGACGAGTTTGACGTCCTCGCAACATCAAGCATATGTGAAGTGGAGGCCATGAAACACCATGATAAACCTGTGTATGGTATACAGTTCCACCCAGAGGTCCACCATACGAGGGATGGCCACAGGGTATTCGAGAACTTCTATGATGTCTGCAGGTCATGAACTGGGACCCGAAGGTACCCACCCTAACACGGGTCAGAACACCATCCATCCTTAACATTAAATAGATGTCCCGCAAGATAATAAATCAATCATTTTTATTCGGTGATGCTTATGCTGAATCCATCTGATTTTATTGAAGAAGCAGTTGAAGAGATAAGAAGTACCGTTGGTGACGAAAAGGCCATAATAGCACTATCAGGAGGAGTTGACAGTTCCGTGGCATCTGTTCTTGCCGGTAGGGCCATCGGAGATAACCTCACAGCGGTATTTGTTGACCATGGACTCCTCAGGGAGGGGGAAGCAGAGTACGTGAGAAAAACATTCAGTGAACGCCTGAACTTCCGCTACATTGACGCCTCAGAGGAGTTCCTGAAGGAACTTGAGGGTGTCACAGACCCTGAGGAGAAGCGTAAGATAATCGGAAGGGTGTTCATTGAGGTCTTTGAAAGGGTAGCCGAGGAGATAGGTGCCAGGTACCTGGTGCAGGGCACAATAGCCCCTGACTGGATTGAGAGTGAGGGTCAGATAAAGTCCCACCACAACGTCGCACTCCCACACGGACTTGTACTCGAGATAGTTGAACCCATAAGGGAGCTCTACAAGGATGAGGTACGTGAAATTGGCCTTGAACTTGGCCTTCCACGTGAGATGATCCAGAGGCAGCCCTTCCCGGGTCCAGGACTTGCAGTGAGGATAGTCGGGGAGATAACCCGGGAGAAGATTGAGATATGCCGAAGGGCCAACGCCATCGTCGAGGAGGAGGTCGTTGAAAGCGGCCTCCATGAGAGTCTCTGGCAGTACTTCGCTGTACTTACTGACACCATGGTCACCGGGGTCAAGGGGGACGTGAGGGACTTCGGATACCTCGTGGTTATAAGGATGGTTGAATCCCTTGACGCAATGACAGCAAGTGTCCCTGAACTTCCATGGGATCTCATAAAGAGGATATCAAAGCGCATAACCGCCGAGATACCTGAGGTAACCCACGTGGCTCTTTCTGTAAGTGATAAGCCACCAAGCACCATTGAATTTGCCTGAAAAATAGTGAAAAGCCACAAATTCTCTTTTCTGAATATCAGACCACAGAAAAAAAACAAAACCCTTTTTTTCTTAAGATGCTTGAAAAAACACCAGCAGTTCCCCTTCAAGAGATGGAGATTATGAAAGTGAATCCCTCATTAACTAAATAAGTTATGAGTCACATAATTTGACGTATGAAAGACAGAATCCCGATATTCTCTGTTGCAAAAAACCGTGTTGAAATGGT harbors:
- a CDS encoding GMP synthase subunit A, with translation MILIINNHGQYNHRIHRTLRYLQIPSELVPNTTPLDDLISRDPEGLILGGGPSLERSGNCVEYIQKLEIPILGICLGHQLIAKAYGGEVATAEAESYAQIELEILDEDDIFRGLGPRMSVWASHKDEVKKLPDEFDVLATSSICEVEAMKHHDKPVYGIQFHPEVHHTRDGHRVFENFYDVCRS
- the guaA gene encoding glutamine-hydrolyzing GMP synthase — translated: MLNPSDFIEEAVEEIRSTVGDEKAIIALSGGVDSSVASVLAGRAIGDNLTAVFVDHGLLREGEAEYVRKTFSERLNFRYIDASEEFLKELEGVTDPEEKRKIIGRVFIEVFERVAEEIGARYLVQGTIAPDWIESEGQIKSHHNVALPHGLVLEIVEPIRELYKDEVREIGLELGLPREMIQRQPFPGPGLAVRIVGEITREKIEICRRANAIVEEEVVESGLHESLWQYFAVLTDTMVTGVKGDVRDFGYLVVIRMVESLDAMTASVPELPWDLIKRISKRITAEIPEVTHVALSVSDKPPSTIEFA